One genomic region from Pseudoduganella lutea encodes:
- a CDS encoding nitronate monooxygenase, with protein sequence MKRVDDFRLRFGDNEYVPIMIGGMGVDISTSELALEAARLGGIGHISDAMVEDVSDRRFDTSFVKEKTKLYKFNINNMDKAVVQFDLNRLAEAQRLHIGRTMEAKKGPGLIFVNCMEKLTMNGPRETLRVRLNAALDAGIDGITLSAGLHFNSFGLMADHPRFREAKLGIIVSSVRALQIFLRKNAKLDRLPDYVIVEGPLAGGHLGFGLDDWQDYDLHTITGEVLAYLKGEGLEIPVLAAGGIFTGSDAVSFLEMGAAGVQVATRFTITKECGLPDKVKQEYAKASEEDVIVNGISPTGYPMRMLRNTPAIGANTRPGCESYGYLLDATGNCSYINSYNREVTANGGSDKGVKVMDKTCLCTHMRNFNCWTCGHYTYRLKDTTHKLASGDYQLLTAEHVFRDYQFSTDNRIALPEREEAQAA encoded by the coding sequence ATGAAACGTGTTGATGATTTCCGCCTGCGGTTCGGCGACAACGAGTATGTACCCATCATGATCGGCGGCATGGGCGTGGACATTTCCACGTCCGAACTGGCGCTGGAGGCGGCGCGCCTGGGCGGCATCGGTCATATTTCCGACGCGATGGTGGAAGATGTTTCCGACCGCCGCTTCGATACCAGCTTCGTCAAGGAAAAGACCAAGCTGTACAAGTTCAACATCAATAACATGGACAAGGCGGTGGTGCAGTTCGACCTGAACCGCCTGGCCGAGGCACAGCGCCTGCATATCGGCAGGACCATGGAAGCGAAGAAGGGCCCCGGCCTCATCTTCGTGAACTGCATGGAAAAGCTGACGATGAACGGCCCGCGCGAAACCCTGCGCGTGCGCCTGAATGCGGCGCTGGATGCGGGCATCGACGGCATCACGCTGTCCGCCGGCCTGCACTTCAATTCGTTCGGCCTGATGGCCGACCACCCGCGCTTCCGCGAAGCGAAGCTGGGCATCATCGTCTCGTCGGTGCGGGCGCTGCAGATCTTCCTGCGCAAGAACGCCAAGCTGGATCGCCTGCCCGACTACGTGATCGTCGAAGGCCCGCTGGCCGGCGGCCACCTGGGCTTCGGCCTGGATGACTGGCAGGACTACGACCTGCACACGATCACCGGCGAAGTCCTCGCCTACCTGAAGGGCGAAGGGCTGGAGATTCCCGTGCTCGCCGCCGGCGGCATCTTCACCGGCAGCGACGCCGTGTCATTCCTCGAGATGGGCGCGGCCGGCGTGCAGGTGGCCACGCGCTTCACGATCACGAAGGAATGCGGCCTGCCGGACAAGGTGAAGCAGGAATATGCAAAAGCTTCCGAAGAAGACGTGATCGTCAACGGCATCTCGCCGACCGGCTATCCGATGCGGATGCTGCGCAACACGCCGGCGATCGGCGCCAACACGCGCCCGGGCTGCGAATCCTACGGCTACCTGCTGGACGCGACCGGCAACTGCTCGTACATCAACTCGTACAACCGCGAGGTGACGGCGAACGGCGGCAGCGACAAGGGCGTGAAGGTGATGGACAAGACCTGCCTGTGCACGCACATGCGCAACTTCAATTGCTGGACGTGCGGCCACTACACCTACCGCCTGAAGGACACCACGCACAAGCTGGCTAGCGGCGACTACCAGTTGCTGACGGCCGAACACGTGTTCCGCGATTACCAGTTCAGTACCGACAACCGGATCGCGTTGCCGGAACGCGAGGAAGCCCAGGCGGCCTGA
- a CDS encoding DUF3482 domain-containing protein: protein MSETIQLALISHTNNGKTTLARTLLGMDVGEVRDAAHVTALAESHTLQATEGGDRLVLWDTPGFGDSVRLMKRLGMSGNPIGWFLREVIDRYRDRPFWLSQQALRAARDDADIVLYLVNSAERPEDAGYLPSEMRILEWLGKPVLVLLNQMGPPRPAPEEAAEQLRWREHMRQYGAVRDVLPLDAFARCWVHEHVFYEALGQLVPDEKRQAHGRLLAAWEAQNAQRFHHSMAVIAQQLHDAVRDRQLVETAEKNMLGSALKLVGIGKGDDRKRQERAMNTLVARLNLGIGQATVSLLSLHRLDASAATTINARVSNNFVVRAPVEKGQAALLGAIVSGAATGLSADLAAGGLTLGTGALLGGVIGALTFAGAAWGFNAGTDRNTPSITLSDAFLRTLLVTNVLRYLAVAHFGRGRGNFVESEAPAFWQDEVEQAVALREAEVTALWRTLREQEEPDIAAATGLLAAITRQVLTRLYPATPIAG, encoded by the coding sequence ATGAGCGAAACGATCCAGCTGGCCCTGATCTCCCACACGAACAACGGCAAGACCACGCTGGCGCGCACGCTGCTGGGCATGGACGTGGGCGAGGTGCGCGATGCGGCGCACGTGACCGCGCTCGCCGAATCGCACACGCTGCAGGCCACCGAAGGCGGCGACCGGCTGGTGCTGTGGGATACGCCGGGCTTCGGCGACTCGGTGCGGCTGATGAAACGCCTGGGCATGTCCGGCAACCCGATCGGCTGGTTCCTGCGCGAGGTGATCGACCGCTACCGCGACCGCCCGTTCTGGCTCAGCCAGCAGGCGCTACGTGCCGCGCGCGATGATGCGGACATCGTGCTGTACCTCGTCAATTCGGCGGAGCGGCCGGAGGATGCCGGCTACCTGCCATCCGAAATGCGCATCCTCGAATGGCTGGGCAAGCCCGTGCTGGTGCTGCTCAATCAAATGGGCCCGCCCCGGCCGGCGCCGGAAGAAGCAGCCGAGCAGCTGCGCTGGCGCGAACACATGCGGCAGTACGGTGCCGTGCGCGATGTGCTGCCGCTCGACGCCTTCGCCCGCTGCTGGGTGCACGAGCACGTGTTCTACGAAGCGCTGGGCCAGCTCGTGCCGGACGAAAAAAGGCAGGCGCATGGCCGCCTGCTGGCGGCCTGGGAAGCACAGAATGCGCAGCGCTTCCACCACTCGATGGCCGTGATCGCGCAGCAGCTGCACGATGCCGTGCGCGATCGCCAGCTGGTGGAAACCGCGGAGAAAAACATGCTGGGTTCGGCATTGAAACTGGTCGGCATCGGCAAGGGCGACGACCGCAAGCGGCAGGAACGGGCGATGAACACGCTGGTCGCGCGCCTGAACCTCGGCATCGGGCAAGCGACGGTCAGCCTGCTGTCGCTGCACCGGCTCGACGCCAGCGCGGCCACCACGATCAACGCCCGGGTCAGCAACAATTTCGTCGTCAGGGCGCCTGTCGAAAAGGGCCAGGCCGCGTTGCTGGGGGCGATCGTGTCCGGGGCCGCGACCGGGCTGTCCGCCGACCTGGCCGCCGGCGGGCTCACACTCGGTACCGGCGCCTTGCTGGGCGGGGTGATCGGCGCGCTCACGTTCGCCGGTGCCGCCTGGGGCTTCAATGCGGGCACCGATCGCAATACGCCATCGATCACGCTGTCCGACGCCTTCCTGCGCACCTTGCTGGTCACGAACGTGCTGCGCTACCTGGCAGTGGCCCACTTCGGACGCGGGCGCGGCAACTTCGTGGAAAGCGAAGCGCCGGCGTTCTGGCAGGATGAAGTTGAGCAGGCTGTCGCGCTGCGCGAAGCGGAGGTCACGGCGCTCTGGCGCACGCTGCGCGAGCAGGAAGAGCCGGACATCGCGGCGGCCACGGGGTTGCTGGCAGCGATCACGCGGCAGGTGCTGACGCGGCTGTACCCGGCAACGCCGATCGCCGGCTGA
- a CDS encoding DUF2868 domain-containing protein, with product MNEELARSVVLVRAIETTDRKREILSDDDRRYANRTARELARWQASETKAEATSEHFLQQRSEQVIKKLSQRHPAFAAFAKRAPGLHATAWLLPLLAFVLGAGLDRITDPHRVDLLSAPLLAIVGWNLLVYVAMLVWLCIPKAGVTRLRATWIRHLAVGKGAMPRKMPHALASCLHAFMADWAQLSARLNGARLSRTVHLSAALFAVGALVSLYARGMLSQYGAGWESTFLGAAQVHELLAILFWPAMTAFGLQGFTLADVQALHFSAGAPAAASDGARWAHLYAGTLLLLVVLPRLVLAAFAAARASVLKRRFPLDLEQPYFRQLNDAAGGEAGMLRVIPYSFTVDEARTRGLEAMAAQLLGERARVRLLAAVPYGADPGAALRDIDPREPGVTSTALLFSLAATPEKENHGAFIAHAMRVLPQRTVLLDESAFSSRTPDPQRVRDRVELWREFCVFHGADPTVVNLLAPQLPAREEGA from the coding sequence ATGAACGAAGAGCTGGCCCGCAGCGTGGTTCTCGTGCGCGCGATCGAAACCACTGACCGGAAGCGCGAAATCCTCAGCGACGACGACCGCCGCTATGCCAACCGCACCGCCCGCGAACTGGCGCGGTGGCAGGCTTCGGAAACCAAGGCCGAAGCAACGTCCGAGCATTTCCTGCAGCAGCGTTCCGAACAGGTCATCAAGAAACTGTCCCAGCGGCACCCGGCCTTTGCCGCGTTTGCGAAGCGCGCCCCGGGCTTGCACGCCACCGCCTGGTTGCTGCCGCTGCTGGCCTTTGTGCTGGGCGCGGGCCTGGACAGGATCACCGATCCGCACCGGGTCGACCTGCTGTCCGCGCCGCTGCTGGCGATCGTCGGCTGGAACCTGCTCGTCTACGTGGCGATGCTGGTATGGCTGTGCATACCCAAGGCGGGAGTCACGCGCTTGCGGGCCACATGGATCCGCCACCTTGCCGTGGGCAAGGGCGCGATGCCGCGCAAGATGCCGCACGCGCTGGCATCATGCCTGCATGCCTTCATGGCCGACTGGGCGCAGTTGAGCGCGCGCCTGAACGGGGCACGGCTGTCGCGCACGGTCCACCTGTCCGCCGCGCTGTTCGCGGTGGGGGCGCTGGTGTCGCTGTATGCACGCGGCATGCTGTCCCAATATGGCGCCGGCTGGGAAAGCACGTTCCTGGGCGCGGCGCAGGTCCATGAACTGCTGGCGATCCTGTTTTGGCCGGCCATGACCGCGTTCGGCTTGCAGGGCTTCACGCTGGCCGACGTGCAGGCGCTGCATTTCAGCGCCGGCGCGCCGGCGGCGGCCAGCGACGGGGCCCGCTGGGCGCACCTGTATGCCGGGACCTTGCTGTTGCTGGTGGTATTGCCGCGCCTCGTGCTCGCCGCGTTCGCGGCTGCCAGGGCATCGGTGCTGAAGCGCCGCTTTCCGCTCGACCTGGAGCAGCCGTATTTCCGCCAGCTGAACGATGCCGCCGGCGGCGAAGCCGGCATGCTGCGCGTGATTCCGTACAGCTTCACGGTGGACGAGGCCCGCACCCGCGGCCTCGAGGCCATGGCTGCGCAACTGCTGGGCGAGCGTGCCCGCGTGCGCCTGCTGGCGGCGGTCCCGTATGGTGCCGACCCCGGCGCCGCGCTGCGCGACATCGATCCCCGCGAGCCAGGTGTGACATCGACGGCGCTGTTGTTCAGCCTGGCTGCCACGCCCGAGAAGGAAAACCACGGCGCATTCATCGCCCATGCCATGCGCGTGCTGCCGCAACGCACCGTGCTGCTCGATGAATCGGCGTTCAGCAGCCGCACCCCCGATCCGCAGCGGGTGCGTGACCGGGTCGAACTGTGGCGCGAGTTCTGTGTGTTCCACGGCGCCGATCCCACGGTCGTGAACCTGCTCGCGCCGCAGCTGCCGGCCAGGGAGGAGGGCGCATGA
- a CDS encoding YfaP family protein, with protein MTLRSLQLLAVLPLLPFSAWAQVAIDTPKGGWRNSAGATEQYTQGVNYPANAVNLQPGQAGTAQIRGRIAGTRKAKPATLVVNGVSMPLEVQDDGTFARPYGFGSGANSVEVRAPDGNGRARTQFVDAYAGKTQARLRVVLSWDSPGTDIDLHVVTPDGGHAWYGSRVLADGGALDVDVTTGYGPEIFSSATPPRGNYHVYVNYYGSGEPAQALTVAQVAIITNENTPREKQQVFRVPLRAAGELTLVKSFVFP; from the coding sequence ATGACACTGCGCTCGCTCCAGTTGCTGGCTGTATTGCCCCTGCTTCCGTTTTCCGCCTGGGCCCAGGTTGCCATCGATACGCCGAAGGGCGGCTGGCGCAACTCCGCCGGCGCCACGGAACAGTACACGCAGGGTGTCAACTATCCGGCCAATGCCGTCAACCTGCAGCCGGGGCAGGCGGGCACGGCGCAGATTCGCGGGCGCATCGCCGGGACCCGCAAGGCCAAGCCCGCAACGCTCGTCGTCAATGGCGTGTCGATGCCGCTCGAAGTGCAGGACGATGGCACGTTCGCCCGGCCCTACGGTTTCGGCAGCGGCGCCAACAGCGTGGAAGTGCGCGCCCCGGACGGCAATGGCCGGGCACGCACGCAGTTCGTCGATGCCTACGCCGGCAAGACGCAGGCGCGCCTGCGCGTGGTGCTGTCGTGGGACAGCCCCGGCACCGACATCGACCTGCACGTGGTGACACCGGATGGCGGCCATGCCTGGTATGGCAGTCGCGTGCTGGCCGATGGCGGCGCACTCGACGTGGACGTCACCACCGGCTATGGCCCGGAAATCTTTTCCAGCGCCACGCCGCCCAGGGGCAACTACCATGTCTACGTCAACTACTACGGCAGCGGCGAGCCTGCGCAGGCGCTCACGGTGGCACAGGTCGCCATCATCACGAACGAAAACACGCCACGCGAGAAACAGCAGGTGTTCCGCGTGCCGTTGCGTGCCGCGGGCGAGTTGACGCTGGTGAAGTCGTTCGTGTTCCCCTGA
- a CDS encoding YfaP family protein produces MKPCTASVLLTLFLLPAAAGAQDRTLAAPTGGWNRAGLTDKSQELARNYPYSLIDRGSQKNRRMITGHLAQAGNKRPFAKLVVNGNPTPLYTDDEGRYARAYSFGSGSNSVEIRGADGRGVKRVQFYEADRSRPQPVLRVIAAWDDNQAEVDLHVVTPDGQHAFWSHPALTNGGGLDADTVDGPGPENFVMTAPQRGAYQVWINYWGNFGDSGYHFDESTRQQPIITTRITLVFHENTARERREAFVVPLRSIGELTLVKTFKF; encoded by the coding sequence ATGAAACCATGCACCGCATCGGTGTTGCTGACACTGTTCCTTCTGCCGGCGGCAGCCGGCGCACAGGATCGCACGCTGGCCGCGCCCACCGGCGGCTGGAACCGCGCCGGCCTGACGGACAAGTCGCAGGAGCTGGCCAGGAACTATCCGTATTCGCTGATCGACCGCGGCAGCCAGAAGAACCGGCGCATGATCACGGGCCACCTGGCACAGGCGGGGAACAAGCGGCCGTTCGCGAAGCTCGTCGTGAACGGCAATCCCACGCCGCTGTACACGGACGACGAAGGCCGTTATGCGCGCGCCTACTCGTTCGGTTCCGGTTCCAACAGCGTGGAGATCCGCGGGGCGGATGGCCGCGGCGTCAAGCGGGTGCAATTCTACGAGGCTGATCGCAGCCGTCCGCAGCCCGTGCTGCGCGTGATCGCCGCCTGGGATGACAACCAGGCCGAAGTCGACCTCCACGTGGTGACACCGGATGGCCAGCATGCGTTCTGGTCGCATCCCGCGCTGACCAATGGCGGCGGCCTCGATGCGGACACGGTCGACGGTCCCGGGCCGGAGAATTTCGTCATGACGGCGCCGCAGCGGGGCGCCTACCAGGTGTGGATCAACTACTGGGGCAACTTCGGCGATTCGGGCTACCATTTCGACGAATCGACGCGGCAGCAGCCCATCATCACGACCCGCATCACGCTGGTCTTCCATGAAAACACGGCGCGCGAGCGGCGCGAGGCGTTCGTCGTCCCGCTGCGCAGCATCGGCGAACTCACGCTCGTGAAAACCTTCAAATTCTAA
- a CDS encoding DUF2300 domain-containing protein: protein MMRRMLPAVLFAVPLLSAAATLDVAWWKEGRVQVRQLQDGGAAPPPFDGAREVPLGSLWKLFVYVYAVDTGTPLPAYRCTGRDPEEVYCCNAGKSIERDVALARSCGPFFAPRRLMIGAAPWRAWWTERLGRVPAGDLAWLATPDALAPERAVRLDSLLRALDRVPAEPRALAEAALLRVVLDGRGADSVRWFGSQLRVKTYSWHETPGRGGAGQRLGGAAGWLADGTPVWLGGPGTSAGILRRWAPRLAAALPAATPQDSGCVEVDFFTRYPIRSVQGPAGPAVAGPLHGRHVVRFENGNALPVQGAGDVLLERDSTGRPRLRGRFGVNDYVARVVDREGSTAEPEAARALAIAARTYLQQNARQGGGCQRIADSSATQRVSPNPATAAALEAARWTDQLVIDGATVRYHRDTAAPDTLAWVQTVRLAREGRRFDELLASAWPRGALTIAGNSGTTCTRLVKNERWLAHALPRWERVLRAEAGYERPADLPGVCALAVGAPYSEQSRNRIFMRPLATREDRITLAHEYLHIGLRRHPRGQDEIYVEQLARRLADLNPETP from the coding sequence ATGATGCGCAGGATGCTGCCCGCCGTGCTGTTCGCCGTTCCGCTGCTGTCGGCGGCGGCAACGCTCGACGTCGCCTGGTGGAAGGAAGGGCGCGTGCAGGTCAGGCAGCTGCAGGACGGTGGTGCGGCGCCACCTCCGTTCGACGGTGCCCGCGAGGTTCCGCTGGGCAGCCTGTGGAAGCTGTTCGTCTACGTGTATGCGGTCGATACCGGCACGCCGCTGCCGGCCTATCGCTGCACCGGCCGCGATCCGGAAGAAGTGTATTGCTGCAACGCGGGCAAGTCCATCGAGCGCGACGTGGCGCTGGCCCGGTCATGTGGGCCATTCTTTGCACCGCGCCGGCTCATGATCGGCGCCGCGCCATGGCGCGCGTGGTGGACGGAGCGGCTCGGCCGCGTGCCGGCCGGCGACCTTGCATGGCTCGCCACGCCCGACGCGCTGGCACCGGAACGCGCGGTACGGCTCGACAGCCTGCTGCGGGCGCTGGACCGCGTGCCGGCCGAGCCGCGCGCCCTGGCGGAAGCGGCATTGCTGCGCGTGGTGCTGGACGGGCGCGGCGCCGACTCGGTGCGCTGGTTCGGCAGCCAGCTGCGGGTCAAGACGTATTCCTGGCACGAGACGCCCGGGCGCGGTGGCGCCGGGCAGCGCCTGGGCGGTGCCGCCGGCTGGCTGGCGGACGGCACGCCCGTGTGGCTCGGTGGCCCTGGCACCAGCGCCGGCATCCTGCGCCGCTGGGCGCCGCGGCTGGCGGCCGCGCTGCCGGCCGCCACCCCGCAGGACAGCGGCTGCGTCGAAGTCGATTTCTTCACGCGCTACCCCATCCGCAGCGTGCAAGGACCCGCCGGGCCGGCGGTCGCCGGGCCGCTGCATGGCCGCCATGTCGTCCGGTTCGAGAATGGCAACGCGTTGCCCGTGCAGGGCGCCGGCGATGTGCTGCTCGAACGCGATAGCACCGGCAGGCCGCGCCTGCGCGGCCGTTTCGGCGTCAACGACTACGTGGCGCGCGTGGTGGACCGGGAAGGGAGCACCGCCGAGCCCGAGGCCGCGCGGGCGCTGGCGATCGCCGCGCGCACCTACCTGCAGCAGAATGCCCGGCAAGGTGGCGGTTGCCAGCGTATCGCCGACAGCAGCGCCACGCAGCGCGTCAGCCCGAACCCCGCAACGGCAGCGGCGCTGGAGGCAGCCCGCTGGACCGACCAGCTGGTGATCGACGGCGCAACGGTAAGGTATCACCGCGACACGGCGGCTCCCGATACGCTCGCGTGGGTGCAGACGGTACGGCTGGCGCGCGAAGGCCGGCGGTTCGACGAACTGCTGGCAAGCGCTTGGCCGCGCGGTGCACTGACGATCGCCGGCAACAGCGGCACCACCTGCACGCGCCTGGTGAAGAACGAGCGATGGCTGGCGCATGCGCTGCCGCGCTGGGAGCGCGTGCTGCGCGCCGAGGCGGGCTACGAACGACCGGCCGACCTGCCGGGCGTCTGCGCACTAGCCGTCGGCGCGCCGTACTCGGAGCAGTCGCGCAACCGCATCTTCATGCGCCCGCTGGCCACGCGCGAGGACCGTATCACGCTGGCCCACGAATACCTGCACATCGGCTTGCGCCGGCATCCGCGTGGCCAGGATGAAATCTATGTCGAGCAGCTCGCGCGGCGGCTGGCCGACCTGAATCCGGAGACACCATGA